The genomic segment TGatcataaattttgaaaattcaagtGAACTAACCCGCGAACTGTGCGCCAGAAGATCTTTGATGGAGCACGAAAGTGAATAGGACCATGAGAAGGCTTAGTGTTCATACGTTTCCTAAGGAATCTCATGTACTTCATCTTTTGCCGAACCAAACCTCCCGAGAGACAAATCTCCTCGCATCGGACGACCACCACTTTCTGTCCGTTGAGCAACTCCTTTGCAAGTGACGACGCAAGACGACCACTCATATGGTGTCGCGCGTCGACGACCACACGCTTCGCGCATATCCCTGACCCtgacaccatcttcttcttcccttgagCTTCCTCTCTGACAAAACTTGAGCTGCGCGTAATATGTATAAACGCACAACACAAGGCTTTAgggtttctttaattttcaaaaatgggTTTAAAGCCCAAATTCGGCCCACGAAATTAAGAATCCTGAAATGTGTATACGTTAGGTACAAAATGCTGACTGCAGCTAGGCGTTCGGATCAATTCGGTTTGGTTCTTTGTATCTTTTGGAGTTCTTTATTTACTGAGTTGAACCGAACATAACTTTGATTCGGTTATGACAAGGTTCGGGGTTGGTCGTATGCTTTGTCGAACAAAACACTCTACTTCGGTTCAACTATGACAACTTTGGTTGATCTAGTTCCTCGGTTTAACGTTTTTAGACTTTCAGGATAAGGTAAGACGATCATGAAATTTTTCGAAATGACTGGATCGATGACTAGAAGAATATGATTTGACCTTATCTCATAAAATCAATACTACATATTTGTAACAATGGGACAATCGAATACTCTTAGGACTTGGGAGCATCAACCCACTCCTCATCACATTGACTTTAAAGTAGTTCAACATAACAACAAAATGACAACATGGGCAAGACAACAACGcatttgagacaaaaaaaaaaaaaaaaaaaaaaaaaaaaaaaaaaaaaaaaaaaaagNTGGCTATCTTCTAACTACAATTTAGCCtctgatattatatacataaataagtGATCCGTTCATGGTTATTTTGCAAATTTCACTTATTGATTAAAGTTTTGTTCGATTAAGTTTTCccttgtatgttttttttaaaaaattcactAATAGTACGATTCAATATTGCAATTTTCATCACATTGTGGAAGGCAAATATgttccaaaaatcaaaagccTAAACTACTTGAATACcccaattttattaaataacaaagCCTCCATTGGCTCTAATAACCTGACCATTGATCCATTCCCCACCATCACCGGCCAAAAACCCTACAATCTCCGAAATATCCTTTGGCTCACCAATCCTCCCCATAGGACAAGCCCCTGCAAGATTCTTCACCAATTCATCACTCTTTCCGGCAAAGAACATCTCCGTCTCAACCGGCCCTGGTGCCACGCAATTCGCCGTAATCCCGCTTCCCTTCAACTCCTTCGCCAACACTTTCACCATTGTCTCCACTGCAGCCTTTGATGCTGCGTAAACTCCATAACCCGGTGAGAGACCACCAACCATTGATGTAGACATGATAATGATTCTTCCACCCCCTCCTCTCACAACCCTTTTAGCTGCTTCCTTGCAACACAAGAAAGATCCTCTTGTGTTTATTGTGAATGTGTTCTCGAAATCTTCCAGTGTGGTCTCGGCTATTGTCGGATACTTTGGATCCAAAACACCTGCACAGTTCACGAGGATGTGAACTTTAGATCCGAACTCCTGTTCGGTTTGATCAAACAAGTTGTTGATCTGTTCCGGGTCTGATACATCTGCTCTAACTGCAATTGCTGACTTTGGTTGAGATGAGTCGTTTAGTTCTGAAACCAAGAGTTCTGCTTTTGATGAGCTCGAGACATAATTGATGGTGACTCTTGCGCCAACAGAGTGGAGGTGGATCGCGATTGCACGGCCCATACCTCTGGTGGCTCCAGTCACTATAGCTACACGCCCGGCCAGAGGGAGAGATGATGAGCTTCTTGTGTTATTCTCCATTTCTCGTTTGttctaaattttgatataaacaagaagAAAGGGACCACGGATcacatttatagatataatagTGACATCGGTGGATCAAAAGGGACACTTTAGTCTTTATCACTTCAGATACAGCCACATGGACGGCGAGTCAACAGTCttattttgagatttgtttttgttatacgTAAGCAGTGACGTGTATGCGTTACACTCATTTAACCTGATCATCTTAATTGGAGACACACAAAAAGCGgtattgagaagaaaaaagtgaaaaccaCTTTTTATTCaccaatcaacaaaacaattcaCATTTTGCAGTTTTCAGAAAAAAGTATTTGCGGATTTTTAGAAAGAAAGTACACTAAACCGCTATTCTAAGAACATCAATAAATTATCTAGCGGTTTTTAAAACCGCGATGAccactgaaatttttttttctctttttttgttagttaactGAATTTGCTATATATAGGTTACATCTATATCTATagctaataaaattttaatcactCTTTAGTAGAATTTCAACccattaataaaatgtttttcaatatttttaattgtatattaattatataagtgGTCATGTggtttaatgtttattaatctatattctttgaatttaaaaatttattaaattaataggttatgtattttatttataaataaatattcttaatACATGAAGTATATTACTGTActgtaataaaattttaatttaataacaaaatatttactaatttattcatataaatattattataagagATAAAGTATACAAATccatataagatataattttcttgattaacacaaaccaataaaataatttacaattatactaattattaatatatgttttactaaCATATATCTATAATACGTAAtgtacataaatttttaaattttgtttaatggaTCAAATTACAATTGTTAAAGATTTATtagattatacaaaatttatttttaagaaaatgtaccgcaaatagtttttcaccaatcaaacattgtTTTGTACCACTTATTCTGTAATAACCGCACTTGTCCTGCAAATCCATTTGTCCCGCATATACCGCAGTTTAACCGTACCGCACTAATAAATTTTTTGTCCCGCACTACTAAATCCCCggttaccattcggacccttaTAGTCTTATGTTATTACAATATTATTAAGAATTTAAGACCAATGACTTCCACAAAAGAGGTTTTCTCAACGCCTTAGTCTTGAATGAAAGCTTACTTTAGGAACAAACATAGAATGAAGATACAAGGTTTGAACAAAGTGGTTAAGCATATAAcgaggaagctttcaaaataCAGAACACTTGTACAAAGAGCAGAGCATCAAAATAAGGAAAGTATCTATGTCGACATATAACGAGGAAGGATCCAGAAGCAAGAGACTTCACAGAGGCTTGGAAGGCACATGGTGTTTCTAGAAGTTCGAAAAGGACTTCATGTTAAcaataggaatgtaaacatgaagaagaaaatttcctaaattaaaaagaaaaaggaagttTTCCAATTCCTATTAGAAATAGAATAGACAAgcctagttctataaatagggtgCGAAGGCTTGTTGTAAGCTtcaacacaaacaagagaaaatttTTCCTAACCATTAAGTTTTAGCTTTAAGAGAAAGAAGAGCTAAGAACTTAAGAGAGGGTTGTGAGGTTTCTTTAGAGTTCTAAGATTTGTGAAGAATCTTAGAAAGAGTcttgagagattagaaaattgtttagaaaaaacttgtaaacatattttctattaatcaaaagagagttcaaagaaaCATGTGTCTTATCGTTCATAATTCATTagttctcacactttcaatTTGTATCAGAGCAGCACTTGTTCGGAATACTACGGGTGAAATTATGTGGACAAGATGGAGAGCTATGGAGATCTGATCAACAACAATAAGGTTGTCTTGGCTGATGGAAACTATGGTTTCTGGAAGTTAAGGATCAAATCCATAATAGGAGGAATTGATCGTCTCGTCCGAAAGACCATCTTAGAGGAATGGGAGGAAC from the Camelina sativa cultivar DH55 chromosome 12, Cs, whole genome shotgun sequence genome contains:
- the LOC104732452 gene encoding short-chain type dehydrogenase/reductase-like; translation: MENNTRSSSSLPLAGRVAIVTGATRGMGRAIAIHLHSVGARVTINYVSSSSKAELLVSELNDSSQPKSAIAVRADVSDPEQINNLFDQTEQEFGSKVHILVNCAGVLDPKYPTIAETTLEDFENTFTINTRGSFLCCKEAAKRVVRGGGGRIIIMSTSMVGGLSPGYGVYAASKAAVETMVKVLAKELKGSGITANCVAPGPVETEMFFAGKSDELVKNLAGACPMGRIGEPKDISEIVGFLAGDGGEWINGQVIRANGGFVI